One part of the Deltaproteobacteria bacterium genome encodes these proteins:
- the larA gene encoding nickel-dependent lactate racemase has translation MEIRVPYGQSWLLVDVPDENLTGVISPNEVPQREDKEVLEESLEHPIDVGILGDFLADGCQVLFLVNDATRPTPTARVLDLLSREIEGHPLQFLMATGTHRPPTSEEFRQIFGRWGEVFKKYILVHDARKESEMVPLGVTSRGTQLYLNRRVVEAHKVVAISSVEPHYFAGYTGGRKSFFPGVAAYQSTEQNHRLAMQKEAAPLALRGNPIHEDLVEAMGSLQGKEIYSLQLVLDRSHRIYAAFCGSLGRTFAAAVEKADEVFSVEVRERAEVVVTVAPYPMDIDLYQSQKALEHGKLALKEGGILILVSRCRMGIGNEGFYRLLSRAETPGKVFSFIGSDYHLGDHKAAKIAELAMTASIWGMTDLDPSILERAFIRPWGDLQEALRAAIKEKGPHAQVLFLMNGSMSVPKVGSDSR, from the coding sequence ATGGAGATCAGGGTACCCTATGGGCAGAGCTGGCTCCTGGTCGATGTCCCCGATGAGAACTTGACAGGGGTCATCTCCCCCAATGAAGTCCCGCAGCGAGAGGATAAAGAGGTCTTGGAGGAGAGCCTGGAACACCCCATCGATGTCGGGATACTGGGAGATTTCTTGGCCGATGGCTGCCAGGTCCTTTTTTTGGTCAACGACGCCACCCGTCCCACCCCCACGGCGCGCGTCCTCGACCTCCTTTCTAGAGAGATAGAGGGACATCCCCTACAATTTCTCATGGCAACCGGCACCCACCGTCCTCCCACCTCCGAGGAGTTTCGGCAGATCTTTGGCCGCTGGGGCGAGGTATTTAAAAAATACATCTTGGTCCACGACGCCAGGAAGGAGTCCGAGATGGTTCCTTTAGGGGTCACCTCCCGGGGGACACAGCTTTACCTCAACAGACGGGTAGTCGAGGCTCACAAGGTGGTGGCCATATCTTCGGTGGAACCTCACTATTTCGCCGGTTATACAGGGGGAAGAAAGTCCTTCTTTCCGGGGGTGGCTGCATACCAGTCCACAGAACAAAACCATCGTCTGGCTATGCAGAAGGAAGCAGCCCCCCTGGCCTTGAGGGGAAACCCCATCCACGAGGATCTGGTCGAGGCCATGGGATCCCTCCAGGGAAAGGAGATCTATTCCCTCCAGTTGGTGTTGGACCGTTCCCATCGCATCTATGCCGCCTTTTGTGGCTCCTTGGGGAGGACCTTTGCGGCGGCGGTGGAAAAGGCCGATGAGGTCTTCTCCGTGGAGGTTCGGGAGCGGGCCGAGGTGGTGGTGACGGTGGCCCCCTACCCCATGGACATCGACCTCTATCAATCCCAGAAGGCCCTGGAGCATGGGAAGTTGGCCCTCAAGGAGGGCGGGATCCTTATCTTGGTCTCCCGCTGCCGTATGGGTATCGGAAATGAGGGATTTTACAGACTCTTGAGCCGAGCGGAGACCCCTGGGAAGGTTTTTTCTTTTATCGGCAGCGATTATCACCTAGGAGACCACAAGGCGGCCAAGATCGCCGAGCTGGCCATGACGGCAAGTATTTGGGGGATGACAGATCTGGATCCGTCGATCCTGGAAAGGGCCTTTATTAGGCCATGGGGCGACCTTCAGGAAGCCCTCAGGGCGGCCATAAAGGAGAAGGGGCCCCATGCCCAGGTCCTTTTTCTGATGAACGGAAGTATGTCAGTCCCCAAGGTAGGGAGCGATTCCAGGTGA
- a CDS encoding phosphoribosylaminoimidazolesuccinocarboxamide synthase, whose amino-acid sequence MKEVILDTHFPGLPLLKRGKVRDVYQVGDKLLIVATDRVSAFDVVMADPIPDKGRILTQISAYWFREMEDLIPHHLISTRVEDYPPQCRRYAEVLEGRSMLVNRAEPIPIECVIRGYLAGSGWKEYQEKGEVCGIRLPEGLVEAAPLATSIFTPATKEEMGTHDINITFEEMKERVGEGLAERLRKISLRIYGRARRIAEAKGIIIADTKMEFGLRDGELVLIDELLTPDSSRFWPAKGYRPGGPQHSFDKQFLRDYLLTLPWDKSPPPPPLPPEIVAKTRERYLEALKRLTG is encoded by the coding sequence GTGAAGGAGGTCATCTTAGATACCCATTTTCCCGGCCTTCCCCTGCTCAAGCGGGGAAAGGTGAGGGACGTCTACCAGGTGGGTGACAAGCTTTTAATCGTGGCCACCGATAGGGTGTCTGCATTCGACGTGGTCATGGCCGATCCCATACCTGACAAGGGGAGGATCCTGACCCAGATCTCCGCCTACTGGTTCCGGGAGATGGAGGACCTGATACCCCATCACCTGATCTCCACCCGCGTGGAGGATTACCCCCCGCAGTGCCGCAGGTATGCGGAGGTATTGGAGGGGCGGAGCATGCTGGTTAACCGCGCCGAACCCATCCCCATTGAGTGTGTGATCAGGGGATATCTGGCAGGCTCAGGCTGGAAGGAGTACCAGGAAAAAGGGGAGGTATGCGGGATAAGGCTCCCGGAGGGATTAGTCGAAGCAGCACCTCTGGCCACCTCCATCTTCACCCCTGCCACCAAAGAGGAGATGGGGACCCACGATATCAATATCACCTTTGAGGAGATGAAGGAGAGGGTAGGGGAAGGATTGGCCGAAAGGTTGCGCAAGATCAGTCTCAGGATATATGGGCGGGCCCGCCGCATAGCTGAGGCCAAGGGGATCATCATCGCTGATACCAAAATGGAGTTCGGCCTGCGGGATGGTGAGCTCGTCCTCATCGATGAGCTCCTCACCCCTGATTCCTCCCGCTTTTGGCCCGCCAAGGGATATCGACCGGGAGGACCTCAGCACAGCTTCGACAAACAGTTCTTGCGGGATTATCTCCTTACCCTCCCCTGGGATAAGAGCCCACCTCCCCCTCCGCTGCCGCCGGAGATCGTGGCCAAGACGAGGGAGCGATACCTGGAGGCCTTGAAGCGGCTGACCGGTTAG